One window of the Montipora foliosa isolate CH-2021 chromosome 4, ASM3666993v2, whole genome shotgun sequence genome contains the following:
- the LOC137999134 gene encoding hemicentin-1-like isoform X2 — MSSLTQVFCAKEERLCFKGQKGDKGDTGPPGKLGSPGKLGPRGQPGPRGQPGPRGPVGPAGKRGEQGVSVSVPAITTPGKVVTVKKTDTVSLPCQTEGLPLPELTWFRVYGSLPSGRHVTNDNGTLVITETQLKDAGMYVCQAVNALGLAKSTTVLIVHVPVQFTKLPYSITIEEGKNAILSCQASGYPEPAITWTVKFSGRRKSANETQKGWQVLQNATINDNETYTCTAKNDFSKVKASASVTVIPKLKFVVRPVGWINATIGSRVPLRCQASNAAVTWSRKGSVMPKIYEVLRDATLVINITSFDDEGSYMCEARGVVSSINASSRLSIIVRSCSEWRLAGHNASGFYSVKPDKDSSFFKVFCNMTERGGVGVSVVSHDSEERTAVQGFMYRGSYSKDVAYNGLTMTQIKSLFQVSAHCEQLIKYECHHSVLLWHDSPFGWWVSRDGQKMKYWGGATPGSNKCACGMNDTCATGGKCNCDANDLTWREDSGLLTDKSTLPVTQLRFGDTGDPRVEKGFHTLGKLRCHGIA; from the exons ATGTCTTCCTTAACTCAGGTTTTCTGTGCTAAAGAGGAACGTCTTTGCTTCAAAGGACAAAAAGGTGACAAGGGTGATACAGGCCCACCAGGAAAACTCGGGTCTCCTGGTAAGCTCGGGCCGAGGGGGCAGCCGGGACCGAGAGGGCAGCCGGGACCGAGAGGCCCTGTGGGACCAGCAGGAAAGAGGG GCGAGCAAGGTGTCTCGGTATCCGTCCCCGCAATAACCACACCAGGTAAAGTGGTAACAGTCAAAAAGACTGACACAGTCTCGTTACCGTGCCAGACCGAGGGACTACCTCTTCCAGAATTAACTTGGTTCCGAGTCTACGGATCTCTTCCTTCAGGTCGTCACGTGACAAACGATAATGGGACACTGGTAATCACAGAAACTCAACTCAAAGATGCTGGCATGTACGTGTGTCAAGCAGTGAATGCTCTTGGTTTAGCCAAATCGACAACCGTGTTAATCGTTCATG TTCCGGTACAGTTTACAAAGTTACCTTACTCAATAACGATTGAGGAAGGGAAAAATGCCATTTTGAGCTGCCAAGCTTCTGGATATCCTGAGCCCGCGATAACTTGGACGGTGAAGTTCTCAGGTCGACGCAAATCCGCGAACGAGACTCAAAAGGGATGGCAAGTCTTGCAGAACGCCACGATAAATGACAACGAAACTTACACATGCACCGCCAAAAATGACTTTAGCAAAGTAAAGGCTTCAGCGTCGGTAACAGTGATTCCCAAACTTAAGTTTGTTGTTCGCCCCGTCGGATGGATTAACGCGACGATTGGTAGCAGAGTTCCACTTCGATGTCAAGCCAGTAACGCTGCAGTCACTTGGTCCAGGAAAGGAAGTGTCATGCCAAAGATCTACGAGGTTCTACGAGACGCAACTCTCGTGATAAACATTACTTCGTTTGATGACGAAGGATCGTACATGTGCGAAGCGAGAGGTGTAGTCTCCTCAATAAACGCAAGTTCTAGATTGTCGATTATTGTAAGATCGTGCAGTGAATGGCGATTAGCGGGACACAATGCGAGCGGTTTTTATTCTGTCAAACCTGATAAGGACTCGAGCTTTTTCAAAGTGTTTTGCAACATGACTGAAAGGGGAGGAGTGGGCGTGTCTGTTGTAAGTCACGACTCGGAAGAAAGGACCGCGGTTCAGGGTTTCATGTACCGAGGAAGTTATTCGAAAGACGTTGCATACAATGGACTCACCATGACTCAAATTAAGAGCCTCTTCCAAGTTTCCGCACACTGTGAACAGCTCATTAAATACGAATGCCACCACTCCGTGTTGCTCTGGCATGATTCGCCTTTCGGTTGGTGGGTGTCACGTGATGGACAGAAGATGAAGTACTGGGGAGGAGCTACGCCTGGTAGCAACAAGTGCGCATGTGGGATGAATGACACATGCGCCACTGGAGGCAAGTGTAACTGCGATGCCAATGACCTGACGTGGCGAGAGGATAGTGGCCTGTTGACTGATAAATCCACTCTGCCTGTAACTCAGTTACGTTTTGGTGACACGGGTGATCCCCGAGTGGAGAAGGGTTTTCATACTTTAGGAAAGCTACGATGTCATGGAATTGCctga
- the LOC137999134 gene encoding uncharacterized protein isoform X1, with amino-acid sequence MKQDVSLATYVSILSAFASVLLSVMAIMRSGENANELLLFRRRIFELENQLKMVNTIPDFTHMAGVDGNIHVADAKGPHTRTERDLRQSDKSKTSDKSKRRSINRKLITQEVKKEIRSIMSSLTQVFCAKEERLCFKGQKGDKGDTGPPGKLGSPGKLGPRGQPGPRGQPGPRGPVGPAGKRGEQGVSVSVPAITTPGKVVTVKKTDTVSLPCQTEGLPLPELTWFRVYGSLPSGRHVTNDNGTLVITETQLKDAGMYVCQAVNALGLAKSTTVLIVHVPVQFTKLPYSITIEEGKNAILSCQASGYPEPAITWTVKFSGRRKSANETQKGWQVLQNATINDNETYTCTAKNDFSKVKASASVTVIPKLKFVVRPVGWINATIGSRVPLRCQASNAAVTWSRKGSVMPKIYEVLRDATLVINITSFDDEGSYMCEARGVVSSINASSRLSIIVRSCSEWRLAGHNASGFYSVKPDKDSSFFKVFCNMTERGGVGVSVVSHDSEERTAVQGFMYRGSYSKDVAYNGLTMTQIKSLFQVSAHCEQLIKYECHHSVLLWHDSPFGWWVSRDGQKMKYWGGATPGSNKCACGMNDTCATGGKCNCDANDLTWREDSGLLTDKSTLPVTQLRFGDTGDPRVEKGFHTLGKLRCHGIA; translated from the exons atgaaacaagacgTTTCACTTGCAACTTATGTCAGTATTTTGTCAGCCTTTGCTTCCGTTCTACTTTCTGTTATGGCTATCATGCGCTCGGGAGAAAACGCCAACGAATTGTTGCTGTTCCGGAGAAGAATCTTTGAACTGGAAAATCAGCTAAAAATGGTAAATACAATTCCTGATTTTACCCATATGGCAG GTGTCGACGGAAATATACATGTAGCAGACGCTAAAGGACCTCATACAAGGACTGAACGAGATCTTAGACAGAGCGATAAATCAAAGACGAGCGATAAAAGTAAAAGGAGAAGCATTAATCGAAAGCTCATTACACAGGaagtaaagaaagaaattcGCAGCATCATGTCTTCCTTAACTCAGGTTTTCTGTGCTAAAGAGGAACGTCTTTGCTTCAAAGGACAAAAAGGTGACAAGGGTGATACAGGCCCACCAGGAAAACTCGGGTCTCCTGGTAAGCTCGGGCCGAGGGGGCAGCCGGGACCGAGAGGGCAGCCGGGACCGAGAGGCCCTGTGGGACCAGCAGGAAAGAGGG GCGAGCAAGGTGTCTCGGTATCCGTCCCCGCAATAACCACACCAGGTAAAGTGGTAACAGTCAAAAAGACTGACACAGTCTCGTTACCGTGCCAGACCGAGGGACTACCTCTTCCAGAATTAACTTGGTTCCGAGTCTACGGATCTCTTCCTTCAGGTCGTCACGTGACAAACGATAATGGGACACTGGTAATCACAGAAACTCAACTCAAAGATGCTGGCATGTACGTGTGTCAAGCAGTGAATGCTCTTGGTTTAGCCAAATCGACAACCGTGTTAATCGTTCATG TTCCGGTACAGTTTACAAAGTTACCTTACTCAATAACGATTGAGGAAGGGAAAAATGCCATTTTGAGCTGCCAAGCTTCTGGATATCCTGAGCCCGCGATAACTTGGACGGTGAAGTTCTCAGGTCGACGCAAATCCGCGAACGAGACTCAAAAGGGATGGCAAGTCTTGCAGAACGCCACGATAAATGACAACGAAACTTACACATGCACCGCCAAAAATGACTTTAGCAAAGTAAAGGCTTCAGCGTCGGTAACAGTGATTCCCAAACTTAAGTTTGTTGTTCGCCCCGTCGGATGGATTAACGCGACGATTGGTAGCAGAGTTCCACTTCGATGTCAAGCCAGTAACGCTGCAGTCACTTGGTCCAGGAAAGGAAGTGTCATGCCAAAGATCTACGAGGTTCTACGAGACGCAACTCTCGTGATAAACATTACTTCGTTTGATGACGAAGGATCGTACATGTGCGAAGCGAGAGGTGTAGTCTCCTCAATAAACGCAAGTTCTAGATTGTCGATTATTGTAAGATCGTGCAGTGAATGGCGATTAGCGGGACACAATGCGAGCGGTTTTTATTCTGTCAAACCTGATAAGGACTCGAGCTTTTTCAAAGTGTTTTGCAACATGACTGAAAGGGGAGGAGTGGGCGTGTCTGTTGTAAGTCACGACTCGGAAGAAAGGACCGCGGTTCAGGGTTTCATGTACCGAGGAAGTTATTCGAAAGACGTTGCATACAATGGACTCACCATGACTCAAATTAAGAGCCTCTTCCAAGTTTCCGCACACTGTGAACAGCTCATTAAATACGAATGCCACCACTCCGTGTTGCTCTGGCATGATTCGCCTTTCGGTTGGTGGGTGTCACGTGATGGACAGAAGATGAAGTACTGGGGAGGAGCTACGCCTGGTAGCAACAAGTGCGCATGTGGGATGAATGACACATGCGCCACTGGAGGCAAGTGTAACTGCGATGCCAATGACCTGACGTGGCGAGAGGATAGTGGCCTGTTGACTGATAAATCCACTCTGCCTGTAACTCAGTTACGTTTTGGTGACACGGGTGATCCCCGAGTGGAGAAGGGTTTTCATACTTTAGGAAAGCTACGATGTCATGGAATTGCctga